From a single Collimonas pratensis genomic region:
- the dxs gene encoding 1-deoxy-D-xylulose-5-phosphate synthase, with the protein MEILNTIDSPADLRKLSRAQLKPLADELREFVIESVSQTGGHLSSNLGTVELTIALHYVFNTPEDRVVWDVGHQTYPHKILTGRRERMNTLRQLNGISGFPRRDESEYDTFGTAHSSTSISAALGMALAAKTKGETERHAIAVIGDGAMTAGMVFEAMNNAGVYDDINMLVILNDNDMSISPPVGALNRYLARLMSGQFYAQAKNVGKSILPAPMRQLAKRFEEHAKGMVVPATMFEEFGFNYIGPIDGHDLESLIPTLQNLKNLKGPQFLHVVTKKGQGYKLAEADPVLYHGPGKFNPAEGIKPAAVSKMTYTQVFGDWLCDTAAQDEKLIGITPAMSGGSGLDTFAKRYPQRFYDVGIAEQHAVTFAAGMACEGLKPVVAIYSTFLQRAYDQLIHDVALQNLDVTFALDRSGLVGADGATHAGNYDMAYLRCIPNMVVMAASDENECRQMLTTAYQYNGPAAVRYPRGAGTGAAIDPALTVLPLGKGEIKRRGHHVAILAFGSLLAPSIAAGELLDATVVNMRFIKPLDVELVLELAASHDALVTVEEGCIMGGAGAAVAEALAAAGCVKPLLNLGLPDKFIDHGDAGLLLAQCGLNAEGIAASIRQRFGKDQPRLVVNQK; encoded by the coding sequence ATGGAAATACTTAATACAATCGACAGCCCGGCAGACCTGCGCAAGTTGTCGCGGGCGCAACTCAAGCCGCTGGCGGACGAACTGCGCGAATTTGTCATCGAATCGGTGTCGCAGACCGGCGGCCATCTGTCGTCCAACCTCGGCACCGTTGAACTGACGATTGCCTTGCACTACGTCTTCAACACGCCGGAAGACCGCGTGGTCTGGGACGTCGGCCATCAAACCTATCCGCACAAGATTCTCACCGGCCGGCGCGAGCGCATGAACACACTGCGCCAGCTGAACGGCATCTCGGGTTTCCCGCGCCGCGACGAAAGCGAATACGACACCTTCGGCACTGCTCATTCATCGACCTCGATTTCCGCTGCATTGGGCATGGCGCTGGCCGCCAAAACTAAGGGCGAGACTGAGCGCCACGCAATTGCCGTGATCGGCGACGGCGCCATGACCGCCGGCATGGTGTTCGAAGCCATGAACAATGCGGGCGTGTACGACGACATCAACATGCTGGTGATCCTGAACGACAACGACATGTCGATCTCGCCGCCGGTAGGCGCCTTGAACCGCTACCTGGCGCGCCTGATGTCGGGCCAGTTCTACGCCCAGGCCAAGAATGTCGGCAAGTCGATCCTGCCGGCGCCGATGCGCCAGCTGGCCAAACGCTTTGAAGAACATGCCAAAGGCATGGTGGTGCCTGCCACCATGTTCGAGGAATTCGGTTTCAACTACATCGGCCCGATCGACGGCCATGACCTGGAATCGCTGATCCCGACCTTGCAGAACCTGAAGAACCTGAAGGGTCCGCAATTCCTGCACGTGGTGACCAAGAAAGGCCAGGGCTACAAGCTGGCGGAAGCTGATCCGGTGCTGTACCACGGCCCCGGCAAGTTCAATCCGGCCGAAGGCATCAAGCCGGCCGCGGTCAGCAAGATGACCTACACTCAAGTGTTCGGCGACTGGCTGTGCGACACCGCGGCGCAAGACGAAAAGCTGATTGGTATCACGCCGGCGATGTCGGGCGGCTCAGGCCTGGATACCTTCGCCAAGCGCTATCCCCAACGCTTCTATGATGTCGGCATCGCCGAGCAGCACGCCGTCACTTTCGCTGCCGGCATGGCATGCGAAGGCTTGAAGCCGGTGGTGGCGATCTACTCGACTTTCCTGCAGCGCGCCTACGATCAGCTGATCCATGACGTCGCCCTGCAAAACCTCGACGTCACCTTCGCACTGGACCGTTCCGGCCTGGTCGGCGCCGATGGCGCCACGCATGCCGGCAACTACGACATGGCCTACCTGCGCTGCATTCCGAACATGGTGGTGATGGCCGCCTCTGACGAAAACGAATGCCGCCAGATGCTGACCACCGCTTATCAATACAATGGTCCGGCTGCGGTGCGTTATCCGCGCGGCGCCGGCACCGGCGCTGCCATCGATCCGGCGCTGACGGTACTGCCGTTGGGCAAAGGCGAGATCAAGCGCCGTGGCCATCATGTCGCGATCCTGGCTTTCGGTTCGCTGCTGGCGCCGAGCATTGCTGCCGGAGAATTGCTGGATGCGACGGTGGTCAATATGCGCTTCATCAAGCCGCTGGATGTGGAGCTGGTGCTGGAACTGGCCGCTTCCCACGATGCGCTGGTGACGGTGGAAGAGGGCTGCATCATGGGCGGCGCCGGCGCAGCGGTGGCTGAAGCGCTGGCTGCTGCAGGCTGCGTCAAGCCGCTCCTGAACCTGGGCTTGCCGGACAAGTTTATCGATCATGGCGACGCCGGCCTGCTGCTGGCGCAGTGCGGGTTGAATGCCGAAGGCATCGCGGCCTCGATACGCCAGCGCTTCGGCAAGGATCAGCCGCGCCTGGTCGTCAATCAGAAATAA
- the folE2 gene encoding GTP cyclohydrolase FolE2: MNTRDQNLTIPDVQSSVDTRRLAIQRVGVKGVRYPLTVRTGAAAQATVGSWNMYVHLPEQQKGTHMSRFIALLEGLDGPLDVASFGELLRKMVTLLDAERGRVELSFPYFINKTAPVSGVQSLMDYEVGLTGEINQGALEITLKVMVPVTSLCPCSKQISAYGAHNQRSHITVNAVLDGELQVDELIARIEAQASCELFGLLKRPDEKYVTERAYENPKFVEDLVRDVAVALNQEPRVLAYVLEAENFESIHNHSAYALIEHDKRSN; this comes from the coding sequence ATGAATACCCGTGACCAGAACCTGACCATTCCAGACGTCCAGAGCAGCGTCGACACTCGCCGCCTGGCGATCCAGCGCGTCGGCGTCAAAGGCGTGCGCTATCCGCTGACGGTGCGTACCGGGGCGGCGGCGCAAGCCACGGTCGGCAGCTGGAATATGTACGTGCATCTGCCGGAGCAGCAGAAGGGCACCCACATGTCGCGCTTCATCGCCCTGCTGGAAGGGCTGGACGGGCCTTTGGATGTGGCGTCGTTCGGAGAACTGTTGCGCAAGATGGTGACGCTGCTGGACGCCGAGCGCGGCCGCGTCGAACTGAGCTTCCCGTATTTCATCAACAAGACCGCGCCGGTTTCCGGGGTCCAGAGCCTGATGGATTACGAGGTCGGCCTGACTGGCGAGATCAATCAGGGCGCACTGGAAATTACCTTGAAAGTCATGGTGCCGGTGACCAGCCTGTGCCCATGTTCGAAGCAGATTTCAGCCTACGGCGCGCACAACCAGCGCTCGCACATCACGGTGAATGCCGTGCTGGATGGCGAGCTCCAGGTGGATGAGTTGATCGCTCGCATCGAAGCCCAGGCTTCCTGCGAACTGTTCGGCCTGCTCAAGCGTCCGGATGAAAAATACGTGACCGAGCGCGCCTACGAGAATCCGAAATTTGTCGAAGACCTGGTGCGCGACGTCGCGGTCGCCTTGAATCAGGAGCCGCGCGTGCTGGCCTATGTGCTGGAAGCGGAAAATTTCGAATCCATCCACAATCACTCTGCCTATGCCTTGATCGAGCACGACAAGCGCAGCAACTAA
- a CDS encoding cob(I)yrinic acid a,c-diamide adenosyltransferase has translation MGNRLSKIATRTGDKGSTGLGDGSRVDKDSLRIQAIGDVDELNSQLGLLLCDPLESALRETLLSIQHDLFDLGGELCIPGYTLVNDGQVARLDQLLEKYNADLPPLKDFILPGGSHAAALVHVCRTVCRRAERNIVSLGKSETVSEPVRQYVNRLSDLLFVLSRVLNRTNGGSDVLWQKDRIRDT, from the coding sequence ATGGGCAACCGACTTTCCAAGATCGCCACGCGTACCGGCGACAAAGGCAGCACCGGCCTCGGCGACGGCAGCCGGGTCGACAAGGACAGCCTGCGCATACAAGCCATCGGCGACGTCGACGAACTCAACTCCCAGCTCGGCCTGTTGCTGTGCGATCCATTGGAATCGGCGCTGCGCGAGACCTTGCTGTCGATACAACACGATCTGTTCGACCTCGGCGGCGAACTGTGCATACCTGGCTATACCCTGGTCAACGACGGCCAGGTAGCGCGGCTGGACCAGCTACTGGAAAAATATAATGCGGACCTGCCGCCGCTCAAGGATTTCATCCTGCCCGGCGGCAGCCATGCGGCGGCGCTGGTGCACGTCTGCCGCACGGTTTGCCGGCGCGCGGAACGCAACATCGTCAGCCTGGGCAAGAGCGAGACCGTCAGCGAGCCGGTGCGGCAGTATGTGAACCGCCTGTCGGACCTGCTGTTCGTGCTGTCGCGGGTGCTGAACCGCACGAATGGCGGCAGCGACGTGCTGTGGCAAAAGGATCGAATAAGGGATACATGA